A stretch of Pseudomonas taetrolens DNA encodes these proteins:
- the tssH gene encoding type VI secretion system ATPase TssH, with protein sequence MAMINVDLQQLIQALDASTRRDLETSAERCVARGAHKILVEDLLLGLLERPRGLLARALQDADLDEGQLNAALQVGAENNPSRNPVFAPELVQWLQDALLVANLELGQSQVDQAALILALLRNPLRYAGSAYHAVLARLDIERLKAFALSQQTPADTGRPRVEGESLLKRFTHNLTEQAREGKLDPVLCRDDAIRQMIDILARRRKNNPIVVGEAGVGKTAIVEGLASRIAAAEVPPVLRGVELLSLDMGLLQAGASVKGEFERRLKGVIDEVRASPVPIIVFIDEAHTLIGAGGNAGGSDAANLLKPALARGELRTIAATTWGEYKKYFEKDPALARRFQPVQLQEPSVSEAVTILRGLAQVYEKSHGIYLRDDAVVAAAELSARYLAGRQLPDKAVDVLDTACARVRISLAAAPEKLERLRGELAEGARQRQAMRRDAEAGLLIDHEGLLLLEARLDQAQGEEAGLAARWSVQRTLAERLLALRQQLAEAREVTASQAGADRPEPQDIAALEAERHETLRTLVDAHSQERLVSFEVCPRLVAEVISAWTGIPVTQLAREHSTRVANFGADLRTRIKGQEQAVQALDRSMRAAAAGLNKPDAPVGVFLLVGPSGVGKTETALALADLLYGGERFITTINMSEFQEKHTVSRLIGAPPGYVGYGEGGMLTEAVRQKPYSVVLLDEVEKADPDVLNLFYQIFDKGVVNDGEGREINFRNTLILMTSNLASERIAALCENTARPTLETLEQSIRPILSHHFKPALLARMRVVPYYPVSGPVLRELVEVKLQRLGERLQRRNLRFSHCQRLVDHLAERCTQSDSGARLIDALLDSFVLPQVADRLLDAMARGETLARVHATLDSQTRVLCEFA encoded by the coding sequence ATGGCCATGATCAACGTAGACCTGCAACAACTGATACAGGCGCTGGACGCCTCAACCCGGCGTGACCTTGAAACCAGCGCCGAGCGCTGTGTCGCCCGTGGCGCGCATAAAATCCTGGTTGAAGACCTGTTGCTGGGGTTATTGGAGCGACCCCGGGGATTGCTGGCGCGAGCCCTGCAGGACGCTGATCTCGATGAGGGGCAATTGAATGCGGCCCTGCAAGTCGGTGCCGAAAACAACCCGTCACGCAATCCGGTGTTTGCCCCCGAGCTGGTGCAGTGGTTGCAGGACGCCTTGCTGGTCGCGAACCTGGAACTGGGTCAAAGCCAGGTGGACCAGGCTGCGCTGATTCTCGCCTTGTTACGCAACCCGCTGCGTTATGCCGGAAGCGCTTATCACGCGGTGCTGGCCAGGCTCGATATCGAGCGTCTGAAAGCCTTTGCCCTGTCACAGCAAACACCCGCGGACACTGGCAGACCACGGGTGGAGGGCGAGTCCCTGTTGAAGCGCTTTACCCATAACCTGACCGAGCAGGCGCGGGAAGGCAAACTGGACCCGGTGTTGTGCCGCGATGATGCCATCCGGCAGATGATCGATATTCTGGCCCGCAGACGTAAAAACAACCCGATTGTCGTGGGCGAGGCCGGGGTTGGCAAAACTGCCATTGTCGAAGGCCTGGCCTCACGCATTGCGGCGGCAGAAGTGCCCCCGGTGCTCAGAGGCGTGGAGTTGCTGTCGCTGGACATGGGCCTGCTGCAAGCCGGGGCCAGTGTCAAAGGCGAGTTTGAACGGCGTCTTAAAGGGGTCATCGACGAGGTCAGGGCGTCACCGGTTCCTATCATTGTATTTATCGACGAGGCCCACACCCTGATCGGTGCCGGTGGCAATGCCGGGGGCTCGGATGCGGCCAACTTGCTTAAGCCGGCGCTGGCCCGTGGCGAGCTGCGCACCATCGCCGCCACTACGTGGGGCGAGTACAAAAAATACTTCGAGAAAGACCCCGCCCTGGCGCGGCGTTTCCAGCCGGTGCAGTTGCAGGAGCCCAGCGTCAGCGAAGCCGTCACGATTCTTCGCGGGCTGGCGCAGGTGTACGAGAAGAGCCACGGCATCTACCTGAGAGACGACGCCGTGGTGGCGGCCGCTGAACTGTCAGCGCGTTATCTGGCAGGTCGGCAATTGCCTGACAAGGCGGTGGATGTGCTCGACACGGCGTGCGCCCGTGTGCGCATCAGCCTGGCGGCGGCCCCTGAAAAGCTCGAGCGGTTACGCGGTGAACTGGCAGAAGGTGCCCGCCAGCGTCAGGCCATGCGCCGCGATGCCGAAGCCGGGTTGTTGATTGATCATGAGGGGTTGCTGCTGCTTGAGGCACGACTGGACCAGGCTCAGGGCGAAGAGGCCGGGCTGGCAGCACGCTGGAGTGTCCAGCGCACGCTGGCGGAACGCTTGCTGGCGCTGCGTCAGCAATTGGCCGAAGCGCGTGAAGTGACTGCATCTCAGGCGGGGGCTGACCGGCCGGAGCCTCAAGACATTGCAGCCCTGGAAGCTGAACGCCATGAGACCCTGCGCACGCTGGTCGATGCCCACAGCCAGGAACGGTTGGTCAGCTTCGAAGTGTGTCCGCGGTTGGTGGCCGAAGTCATCAGTGCCTGGACCGGCATCCCGGTGACGCAACTGGCCCGGGAGCACAGCACCCGCGTAGCAAACTTTGGGGCCGATCTGCGTACTCGCATCAAAGGGCAGGAGCAGGCCGTTCAGGCACTGGATCGCTCAATGCGAGCCGCAGCCGCGGGGCTTAATAAACCGGATGCGCCGGTAGGTGTGTTCCTGTTGGTCGGACCGAGCGGGGTCGGCAAGACCGAAACGGCCCTGGCCCTGGCAGACCTGCTGTACGGGGGCGAGCGTTTCATCACCACGATCAACATGTCCGAATTCCAGGAAAAACACACCGTGTCGCGGCTGATCGGTGCGCCGCCCGGCTACGTCGGCTACGGCGAAGGCGGCATGCTCACCGAGGCGGTGCGGCAAAAGCCCTATTCGGTGGTGCTGCTCGATGAAGTGGAAAAAGCCGACCCCGATGTGCTCAACCTGTTCTATCAAATCTTTGACAAAGGTGTGGTGAATGATGGGGAGGGCCGCGAAATCAACTTTCGCAACACGCTGATCCTGATGACCTCCAACCTCGCGAGCGAGCGCATCGCGGCACTCTGTGAAAACACGGCCCGCCCGACCCTCGAAACCCTCGAGCAGAGCATCCGGCCGATTCTGAGTCATCACTTCAAGCCCGCCTTGCTGGCGCGCATGCGGGTGGTGCCGTACTACCCGGTCAGCGGGCCGGTATTGCGCGAGCTTGTTGAAGTCAAACTCCAGCGCTTGGGCGAGCGTCTGCAACGGCGCAATCTGCGATTCAGCCATTGCCAGCGGCTGGTTGATCATCTCGCCGAGCGCTGCACGCAAAGCGACAGCGGTGCGCGGCTGATCGATGCTCTGCTTGATTCATTCGTGTTGCCTCAGGTCGCAGACCGGTTGCTGGATGCGATGGCCCGGGGCGAAACCCTGGCACGGGTGCACGCAACCCTTGATTCGCAAACCCGTGTGTTGTGCGAGTTTGCCTGA
- the tagH gene encoding type VI secretion system-associated FHA domain protein TagH → MELVFDLSSTRSLDASQVRSKTFDEEGGVIGRNADCEWTLVDKTKTVSKYHAEISYRDGTFFLTDRSSNGTQCKHSDTYLRKGQAQRIQHGHVYALGDFLIRAQLEHELQVLLDQVGMPQPAGSVIPDDAFLELNPLDPSIQGISLIDEPATRPGLKPAWSQRVDSPPIDYQNLSVPQLVAEPAPELPTAQAQVASAGNDGFWKAFGAVLGIDLLAQPQVEREALALKAAQLLKQSIAGLQQTLWTRAELKNELRLARTVAPETRQNPLKSSHDAVEALGLLLAPEKPGQGAAEQVIRRAFRDLQAHQVALLCASRAAVRSSLEHFSPVQLNLRFERDGYHPWVVTSGSRWRAFSRYHLALQQDDDWCERLLARDFAQAYEEQVRLISSLHNDPQG, encoded by the coding sequence ATGGAACTGGTATTTGATCTGTCCAGCACTCGATCGTTGGACGCTTCACAAGTGAGGAGCAAAACCTTTGACGAAGAGGGTGGGGTGATCGGGCGTAATGCCGATTGTGAGTGGACCCTCGTCGACAAAACCAAAACCGTGTCCAAGTACCACGCAGAAATCAGCTATCGGGACGGGACGTTTTTTCTCACCGACAGAAGCTCCAACGGCACCCAGTGCAAACACTCCGACACTTACCTGAGGAAAGGCCAGGCACAGCGCATCCAGCATGGTCATGTGTACGCGCTGGGGGATTTTCTGATTCGTGCGCAACTGGAGCACGAATTGCAGGTGTTACTGGATCAGGTCGGGATGCCTCAACCCGCAGGCAGTGTTATTCCGGACGATGCCTTTCTGGAGCTCAACCCGCTGGACCCGTCGATTCAGGGAATTTCCCTGATCGATGAGCCTGCCACACGGCCAGGATTGAAACCCGCGTGGTCGCAGCGTGTCGACAGCCCTCCGATCGATTATCAAAACCTCAGCGTGCCGCAGCTGGTTGCCGAGCCGGCGCCGGAGTTGCCTACGGCCCAGGCGCAGGTTGCGTCTGCGGGCAACGACGGGTTCTGGAAAGCGTTCGGCGCAGTGCTGGGCATCGATCTCCTGGCCCAGCCGCAGGTCGAGCGGGAGGCTCTGGCCCTCAAAGCCGCCCAGTTGCTCAAACAGAGCATTGCCGGTTTGCAGCAAACCCTGTGGACCCGTGCCGAGCTCAAGAACGAGTTGCGCCTGGCCCGCACAGTCGCGCCAGAGACCCGGCAAAACCCGCTCAAATCGAGCCATGACGCAGTTGAGGCCCTGGGCCTGTTATTGGCCCCGGAAAAACCGGGTCAAGGGGCTGCGGAGCAGGTCATAAGGCGTGCGTTTCGTGACCTGCAAGCGCATCAGGTGGCCTTGCTGTGTGCCAGCCGAGCAGCCGTGCGCAGCAGCCTTGAACATTTCTCGCCGGTGCAACTGAACCTGCGTTTTGAGCGTGATGGCTATCACCCGTGGGTGGTCACCTCAGGCAGTCGCTGGCGCGCATTCAGCCGTTATCACCTGGCATTGCAGCAAGACGATGACTGGTGTGAACGCTTGTTGGCACGCGACTTCGCCCAAGCCTACGAAGAACAAGTCCGGCTGATTTCGAGCCTTCACAACGACCCTCAAGGATGA
- the tssG gene encoding type VI secretion system baseplate subunit TssG: MDTPHGSSAPALSGLAQNIREYSLFQSVLLVIDRLRQSDPQSTEDELYDRVEFVANPGLGFPGSDVDSVEFFVEHGQARARLRFNLMGLVGSGSPLPAFYGEQALGDSEESNPTREFLDVFNHRLQRLMLPIWRKYRYCARFERGATDPFSSHLFALIGLGGTTIRNAEELNWRRLLPYLGLLSLRAHSAALIESVLRYYFKHAELTIEQCIERRVAILREQLNRLGRANSQLSENLVLGERVRDRSGKFRIHIRQLDWARFHEFLPIGTGYQPLCALVRFTLRDPLDYDIRLVLRHEEIRELRIAEHNPCRLGWTSWLGRERADGVVTLGSKSH, translated from the coding sequence ATGGACACCCCGCATGGGTCTTCAGCCCCTGCTTTAAGCGGGCTGGCGCAAAACATACGTGAGTACTCGCTGTTTCAGTCCGTGCTGCTGGTGATTGACCGGCTGCGTCAGAGCGACCCGCAGAGCACCGAAGACGAGCTCTACGATCGCGTGGAGTTTGTAGCCAATCCCGGACTTGGATTCCCGGGCAGTGATGTCGACAGCGTGGAGTTTTTTGTGGAGCACGGACAGGCCCGTGCGCGGCTGCGCTTCAACCTGATGGGGCTGGTGGGCTCGGGCTCGCCCTTGCCGGCGTTCTACGGCGAGCAGGCTCTTGGTGACAGCGAAGAGAGCAATCCGACCCGAGAATTTCTGGATGTATTCAACCATCGCTTGCAGCGCCTGATGCTGCCGATCTGGCGCAAATACCGCTATTGCGCCCGTTTTGAACGTGGGGCAACAGACCCGTTTTCCAGCCATTTATTTGCGCTGATCGGGTTGGGTGGAACGACCATTCGCAATGCCGAAGAACTGAACTGGCGACGCCTGTTGCCCTATCTCGGCCTGCTGAGCCTGCGGGCGCATTCGGCCGCCCTGATTGAGTCGGTGCTGCGTTACTACTTCAAGCATGCCGAGCTGACGATCGAACAATGTATCGAGCGCCGTGTCGCGATCCTGCGTGAGCAGCTCAATCGTCTGGGGCGGGCCAACAGCCAGTTGAGCGAGAACCTCGTACTGGGCGAACGGGTGCGCGACCGCAGCGGCAAATTTCGCATTCATATCCGCCAGCTGGACTGGGCGCGATTCCATGAATTCCTGCCGATTGGCACGGGTTACCAGCCGCTGTGCGCGCTGGTGCGTTTCACCCTGCGTGATCCGCTGGATTACGACATTCGACTGGTGCTGCGACACGAAGAAATCCGTGAGCTGCGGATTGCCGAGCACAACCCGTGCCGTCTTGGCTGGACCAGCTGGCTGGGCCGGGAACGGGCGGACGGCGTAGTCACCTTGGGCAGCAAATCACATTAA
- the tssK gene encoding type VI secretion system baseplate subunit TssK produces the protein MNADKVIWQEGMLLRPQHFQHSDRYYDHQMKTRTQLLGRYTWGFLGLDIDVQFLNMGKLVIRQASGVLSDGSLFDLSSNTEALALDVPPNTGKTPVYLALPLVTGNHIEARRPEQSDVLARYTAYETEVADSNAGDGSNSPISCGRPDFRLLLGAQKSDQACVKLQLCQILDTTSDGVISLDEQFVPTFIHTHASGYLLSCLKEVISMLSHRGDTLAERIRSNGKVGGAEVGDFMMLQLINRTELVLHHYLNLEQLHPEELYCTMLSMLGDLATFASESKRPQLQTRYQHSDQGESFRALMDAIRQVLSMVLEQHAMELQLETRQYGILVSQMSDHKLLATTSFVLVAHANCDSEELRHRLPAHLKVGPVESIRQLVNLHLPGFKVKPLPVAPRQIPFHANKTYFALELGSDDLAQLERSGGFAFHVSGELSELELQFWAIRN, from the coding sequence ATGAATGCGGACAAAGTCATTTGGCAGGAAGGCATGCTGTTACGGCCGCAGCATTTTCAGCACAGCGACCGGTATTACGATCACCAGATGAAAACCCGGACTCAATTATTGGGGCGTTACACCTGGGGTTTTTTGGGGCTGGATATCGATGTGCAGTTTCTTAACATGGGCAAGCTGGTGATCAGGCAAGCCTCGGGCGTCTTGTCGGACGGCAGCTTGTTTGACTTGAGTAGCAACACCGAGGCGCTGGCGCTGGATGTTCCGCCCAATACCGGGAAAACCCCGGTTTACCTGGCGTTGCCGCTGGTTACCGGTAATCACATCGAAGCGCGGCGACCTGAGCAGTCGGATGTGCTGGCACGCTACACCGCTTATGAAACAGAGGTGGCGGACTCCAATGCCGGCGACGGCTCCAATAGTCCGATCAGTTGCGGGCGACCTGACTTTCGCTTGCTGTTGGGGGCACAAAAAAGCGATCAGGCCTGCGTCAAGTTGCAGCTTTGCCAAATCCTCGACACCACGTCCGATGGTGTCATTAGCCTCGATGAACAATTTGTCCCGACCTTTATCCACACCCATGCCTCGGGCTATTTGCTGTCATGCCTGAAAGAGGTCATCAGCATGCTCAGCCATCGGGGCGACACCCTGGCAGAGCGGATCCGCTCCAATGGCAAAGTCGGGGGAGCCGAGGTCGGCGACTTCATGATGCTGCAACTGATCAACCGGACTGAGTTGGTGCTGCACCATTACTTGAACCTGGAACAACTGCACCCGGAAGAGTTGTATTGCACGATGCTGTCGATGCTGGGTGATCTGGCCACGTTTGCCAGCGAGAGCAAGCGGCCGCAATTGCAGACCCGTTATCAGCATAGCGATCAGGGGGAGAGTTTTCGGGCCCTGATGGATGCGATTCGCCAGGTGTTGTCGATGGTGCTTGAGCAGCACGCCATGGAGTTGCAGCTGGAAACCCGCCAATACGGGATCCTCGTCTCGCAGATGAGCGATCACAAATTGCTCGCCACCACCTCATTCGTCCTGGTTGCGCATGCCAATTGCGACAGTGAGGAACTGCGCCATCGCTTACCGGCGCACCTCAAGGTCGGCCCCGTCGAGAGCATTCGCCAACTGGTCAACCTGCACTTGCCGGGCTTCAAGGTAAAGCCCTTGCCAGTGGCCCCGCGGCAGATCCCCTTTCACGCCAATAAAACCTATTTCGCCCTCGAACTCGGCAGTGACGACCTGGCACAACTGGAGCGCTCCGGTGGTTTTGCCTTTCACGTCTCCGGTGAGCTTTCAGAGCTTGAACTGCAATTTTGGGCCATCAGGAATTGA
- the icmH gene encoding type IVB secretion system protein IcmH/DotU, with protein sequence MSKDITPVFDENTVLATRAGETPDTDALTDVAPPPKIEQLEARMIYSARVRPAATLNISVNPLVAAASELLSHVVRIKHSRSPQSLTELNTQLEQALKVFEARALRNGIDGTQMMKARYVLCTVVDEAVVTAGWGDESSWSQNSLLSRYHNETFGGEKVFSVLDQLCRDPVRNLSLLELLYLCLSLGFEGKFRVVDRGMVELDAIRDALFRQIRHLRGDVPRELSPRWQGLGHQRRTLVRSVPGWMLGAFTLGCLAMMFSGFAWVLGEQREVILQPYQAVESAAVGNKDMR encoded by the coding sequence ATGAGCAAGGACATAACCCCCGTCTTTGATGAGAACACCGTGCTGGCCACTCGGGCGGGCGAGACGCCTGACACCGATGCCCTGACGGATGTGGCGCCACCGCCAAAAATCGAGCAGCTAGAAGCGCGAATGATTTATTCGGCCCGGGTCAGGCCGGCGGCCACGCTTAACATCAGCGTCAACCCGCTGGTCGCCGCCGCCAGTGAGTTGCTGTCGCATGTGGTGCGAATCAAGCACAGCCGCTCGCCTCAGAGCCTGACTGAACTGAACACCCAGCTGGAGCAGGCATTGAAAGTGTTTGAAGCCCGGGCCCTGCGCAATGGCATTGATGGCACCCAGATGATGAAAGCCCGCTACGTGCTGTGCACGGTGGTCGACGAGGCGGTGGTCACCGCTGGCTGGGGGGACGAAAGCAGCTGGTCGCAAAACAGTTTGCTGAGCCGCTATCACAACGAAACCTTTGGCGGCGAAAAGGTCTTCAGTGTGCTCGATCAACTGTGCCGCGATCCGGTGCGCAACCTCTCGCTGCTTGAGCTGTTGTACCTGTGTTTGTCATTGGGTTTCGAGGGCAAGTTCCGCGTGGTTGACCGCGGGATGGTCGAGCTCGACGCGATTCGCGATGCGCTGTTCCGGCAGATCCGTCACTTGCGCGGGGATGTACCGCGAGAGCTGTCGCCTCGCTGGCAAGGGCTGGGCCATCAGCGTCGCACTCTGGTTCGCAGCGTGCCGGGGTGGATGTTGGGGGCTTTCACCTTGGGCTGCCTGGCGATGATGTTTTCGGGGTTTGCCTGGGTGCTCGGTGAGCAGCGTGAAGTGATCTTGCAGCCGTATCAAGCAGTGGAATCGGCTGCTGTCGGCAATAAGGATATGCGATGA
- a CDS encoding sigma-54-dependent Fis family transcriptional regulator, translating into MLDQLADPLAYAEALLEQFTSVGQADAGATVLGNCARAVVQLSDCELSQLYLLDATHKHLELKAEWFQGALQPARTAEVPVDYTGEQLLQFAVCQNRVITLCDLDSSLYDTDFLPRHGEPWRSLLCVPLVGAQQTVEGVLLAASSASVDLLKYAPSLGALGAFALLQQRLRQCKEQTMLAPDVRGNPHVLIGQSAVMRQTSLLINKVVHNPYTVLLLGETGTGKEVVARAIHDNGPRRARPFIVQNCAAFPADLLESELFGYRKGAFTGADRDRAGLFDAANGGTLLLDEIGDMPLSLQAKLLRVLQEGEIRPLGSNDTHTIDVRIIAATHRDLSVLVSQGTFREDLYYRLAQFPIALPALREREGDILELARHFANKACAFLQRSPVLWSDAALDQLAGYTFPGNVRELKGLVERAVLLCDGDALQLEHFSLHSDASVEPVTLNLRERMEQVERRLLLECLRKNAGNQTRAAHDLGVARRTLLYRLARLNIGLDDIKGNAP; encoded by the coding sequence ATGCTTGATCAGCTCGCCGACCCTCTGGCTTACGCCGAAGCGCTGCTGGAGCAATTTACCTCTGTAGGGCAGGCGGACGCCGGCGCAACGGTGCTCGGCAATTGTGCCCGTGCAGTGGTGCAACTCAGCGACTGTGAGCTGAGCCAGCTGTACTTGCTGGACGCGACTCACAAGCACCTCGAATTGAAGGCCGAATGGTTTCAGGGAGCGCTGCAGCCGGCGCGTACTGCAGAGGTGCCGGTGGATTATACCGGCGAACAACTGCTGCAGTTTGCCGTATGCCAGAACCGGGTGATCACGCTGTGTGACCTGGACAGCAGTCTGTACGACACCGATTTTCTGCCACGTCATGGCGAGCCTTGGCGGTCGTTGTTGTGCGTACCGCTGGTGGGTGCGCAGCAGACCGTCGAAGGGGTGCTGCTGGCGGCCAGCAGCGCGTCTGTCGACTTGCTGAAATATGCGCCTTCACTTGGGGCGTTGGGGGCGTTTGCGCTGTTGCAGCAGCGGCTGCGGCAATGCAAAGAACAGACGATGCTGGCGCCAGACGTGCGTGGGAACCCCCACGTGCTGATTGGCCAAAGTGCTGTCATGCGTCAAACCAGTCTGCTGATCAACAAGGTCGTGCACAACCCTTATACGGTGTTGCTGCTGGGCGAAACCGGGACCGGCAAAGAAGTTGTGGCGCGTGCCATCCATGACAACGGGCCGCGTCGGGCCCGGCCTTTTATTGTGCAGAACTGTGCAGCGTTCCCTGCTGACCTGCTCGAAAGCGAGCTGTTTGGCTATCGCAAAGGGGCCTTTACCGGTGCCGACCGTGACCGCGCCGGGCTGTTCGATGCGGCTAACGGCGGAACACTGCTGCTGGACGAGATCGGCGACATGCCGCTGTCGTTGCAAGCCAAGCTGCTGCGGGTGCTGCAGGAGGGCGAAATCCGTCCCTTGGGTTCCAACGACACCCACACGATAGACGTACGCATCATTGCAGCCACCCACCGCGACCTGTCAGTGCTGGTGAGCCAGGGCACGTTTCGTGAAGACCTCTACTACCGCCTGGCGCAGTTTCCGATTGCCTTGCCTGCGCTGCGCGAGCGTGAAGGCGACATCCTGGAGCTGGCCCGTCACTTTGCAAACAAGGCCTGTGCGTTTCTGCAACGCAGCCCGGTGCTGTGGTCTGACGCGGCACTCGATCAACTTGCGGGTTACACCTTTCCCGGCAATGTGCGCGAGCTGAAAGGGCTGGTAGAGCGTGCGGTTCTGTTGTGCGACGGCGACGCCTTGCAGCTTGAGCACTTTTCATTGCACAGCGATGCCAGCGTCGAACCCGTGACCCTGAATTTGCGGGAACGAATGGAGCAGGTCGAGCGCAGGTTGCTGCTCGAGTGCTTGCGCAAAAACGCCGGTAATCAAACCCGCGCCGCACACGATCTCGGCGTGGCCCGGCGCACGCTCCTGTATCGCCTGGCGCGCCTGAATATCGGTTTGGACGATATCAAGGGGAACGCGCCGTGA
- the tssJ gene encoding type VI secretion system lipoprotein TssJ codes for MLRGTPLYRNVLVAFAVLLTSGCSALSPYSSVTKLNLGLSASDQVNPDLNGRPSPIVIRLMELKHPVAFENADFFSLYERPKESLSPDLVTSEELELRPGETVELKLSVEPGSRYVGVLAAYRDLPQTQWRYVVPVTATGLTEARLVLDGAGIHNALQTFVKVGE; via the coding sequence ATGCTGCGTGGCACACCTCTTTACCGCAACGTCCTGGTGGCGTTTGCGGTGTTGCTGACGAGTGGGTGTTCGGCGTTATCGCCGTACTCCAGCGTGACCAAGTTGAACCTCGGCTTGAGTGCCAGCGATCAGGTCAACCCGGACCTTAATGGCCGCCCTTCGCCGATCGTGATTCGGCTGATGGAGCTCAAGCACCCGGTGGCGTTCGAGAACGCCGACTTCTTCAGCCTCTACGAGCGCCCCAAAGAGTCGCTCTCGCCCGATCTGGTGACCAGCGAGGAACTGGAGTTGCGCCCCGGCGAAACGGTCGAACTCAAGCTTAGCGTTGAACCCGGCAGTCGCTACGTCGGGGTGCTGGCGGCCTACCGCGATCTGCCGCAAACCCAATGGCGCTACGTCGTGCCCGTCACGGCGACGGGCTTGACCGAGGCCCGGCTGGTGCTCGACGGGGCGGGCATTCACAACGCGCTGCAAACGTTCGTCAAGGTAGGTGAGTGA